The genomic DNA TATGAAAGCGGATGCGCTGGATCGCCAGGTAGGATTCCAGCGACTGCAGCTCTCGCGCCAGCGGCACAGACTGGCGTTGATCGGCTTCCAGCGTCAAGCGCAGAAAATCGCTCAGGCGCGCGATCATCGTGCGCGCCGTGGCCGGATCGGACAGTGCCAACGCCGAAATCGCGTTGAGCGTATTGAACAAAAAATGCGGTTGCAGCTGCATGCGCAAGGCGTGCAACTGCGCTTGCGCCAGCTGTCCTTCAAGCTGCGCGCTGCGCAGGCGTTCGCTCTTGAGACGTCGTTGAAAATCCGATCCGCGCAGCACGGCAAGCACGACCCAGTAGGTAATCAGATCCAGATGGAACTGATAAACAAACTCGACCCGGAACAGCTTGCTCAACGAGTTAATCGCTGACGGATCATTGCCATGCATCTGCCAGTACAACAGCAGCAAGACCATCGTATGCAGCGCCGCCGTCGCCAGGCCGAGCGGAATATGGACCGTAAAGAAGCGAGCCCAACCGCGCCGCGAAGCCACCTTGCCCAACCAGGCAATCCACGGCGTGAGCAGCATCCAGCTCCAGAAATCCGGAAAATTCCAGGCCAGCGTCCGCTGCCAGGACCGCACCTCCCCTTCGCCCATGGCAGCGAGCTGCATCGCTACCGAGCTGGTCAGAGCCAGCAAGGTCCAGAAGCCGAACGCGATCATCACGCCACGCCAGAAAGCGCGACGGTTGTCGGTGACTTCGAGGGGTGAGGCCGTGGACGACATGCTTCGGTTCGGTTGTGGGGTGCGGATTAGCATGGCGCAAAGTTGGGAAGTGCGCATGTATCGGGGGGCATAGGCTGGGAGTGAGTGGAGAGGAGTGAGGAGTGAGTGAAAGCATGTCCAGGCGCGTCTGGCACGCCTCTTTTTGGCAAGCGATGCGAAGCGAGCAGTCAGCTCTTGGGGCCCCTCGGGAGCCGAGTGAGGTTTGGACGATAAGGCCCCCGAAGGGGGGACTCGGCATGGACGCCGAGTCCTTTTCGACAGGACAGGGACGTCCTGTCGAAAAGCCCGGCCAGACCTCACGGTCCGAAGGACGGCGGACGCGGGGTGTCCTTTCTTTGGTTATCTTTCTTTGGACAAGCAAAGAAAGTAACTCGGCGACCGGCAGGTCGGCGAAACACGCCGCAGGCGACTTTCTAGCCGTCGAGCAGAACCAGAGCGATGCACGCTCTCGCGGCAACCCCACGCCGAAGTCACTGGATCCCGGCCTACGCCGGGACGACGAAGTATTGAGGCGGAGGTGACCCATGTCGGGATTGGCGCAAAACAAAGGGCGCCTCGGTTTCCCGAGGCGCCCTTCATCCATCAAACTACAACCTCAAATCACCGACCCAAATCACTCAAGAACCGCTTCGTATACTGCAACGCAGTCGTCGAAGGCACCGAGTTACACGTCGGCGACGCAGTACTCTGCGAGCACGGCGTATCGCGATCGAGCGACCAGAAGTGCACACCGGCCAAGCCATTGGAGACAGCCCAGCTGACCATGGTGTCGGTATTGGCGATCGAGAACAGCTCCGCCGAGTTGTCGTTCACACCGATCATCGGCGTCAGCTCGATATGGCTGGCCGCAATGCCGTAAGTGTGTTCGAGGTTCTTGGCTGCCTGGATGGCGGACTGACCCATATCGCATGCACCACCGCTCACCACGCAGATGCCCGGGCCGGCTGCGCCGTAGTCCATCACCATCAGGTTGATGGTGTAGTTGCTCAGGCTCGATGCCTTGACTGCGCGCACCACCATGTCGCCCAGCGAGTTCACGCCACCGAAACTG from Dyella sp. GSA-30 includes the following:
- a CDS encoding histidine kinase, translated to MSSTASPLEVTDNRRAFWRGVMIAFGFWTLLALTSSVAMQLAAMGEGEVRSWQRTLAWNFPDFWSWMLLTPWIAWLGKVASRRGWARFFTVHIPLGLATAALHTMVLLLLYWQMHGNDPSAINSLSKLFRVEFVYQFHLDLITYWVVLAVLRGSDFQRRLKSERLRSAQLEGQLAQAQLHALRMQLQPHFLFNTLNAISALALSDPATARTMIARLSDFLRLTLEADQRQSVPLARELQSLESYLAIQRIRFHNRLDTQWQVADDTLDAAVPHLILQPLVENALQHGLLPLSGGGSLLIEARREGGELCMTVEDNGRGLPDRDMREGIGLGNTRARLDALAGRLSLLARPGGGTRVEVRIPYEVSVA